In Notamacropus eugenii isolate mMacEug1 chromosome 1, mMacEug1.pri_v2, whole genome shotgun sequence, one genomic interval encodes:
- the PPRC1 gene encoding peroxisome proliferator-activated receptor gamma coactivator-related protein 1 isoform X4, with translation MAARRGREDGAAPPPGGGPGPGPGGGMRGGKRGCSSRSPASPGAAESSRDWQQVLLEEEEEEEAGFLSLSQHDLFDLDGDDEAVDEDELFLQDEALLETMQSYMDASIISIIEDLSGVGEQSKVTSEDQNEVSLLTALTEILDNADSENPSPFDTIPDSELLASPRESASLHKLLGFSRSSPEGDVDDQWGPKTHNMTPTFGRVEMCVSDSSWDPPSPFLETSSPKIPGWKTPRSRPRWGQLSPLQRSDGEEEEDARLDRDRVTTVGPSIDNTEDFPMHLACPEEEEEEEEAPPAGEESISSLSELVRAMHPYCLPSLTVCLDSPGDEREEQHEELMLTEGGMVLEILGQGSMSGEALEIPVVLRHLPPPGQSMENLETELTQQLLESDLEAEVPACGEQSFQKEPTVPDSIEGGREKELVCPVLPGDEVMPASVDGPKGPSTDVSSDTQKSQRGHRSRRKKNEVLLLPDRDGDKSYIQKLRSSSRNQSTPDNQSSEQLLEGVSRVAQASCGRRKSRARVVERKVMLSVGKPDSAEPDSAPLSPIGQPGLALCSNSCEMSLASGNCDQSQTPEPSLKVTSPQSEGVSSSLKAECSANTGPQEAKPRPLSLSEYWQRRQQRQAEEQAPEPQTPAGKWPSIPETPTELAEIPCLIVPSKTAEQHSFEVPSRPSAPGMARQRTAQQPGPKLPTGSLPSSLASPETDLPLPAKHTSLVRQSVPPTMPMPPALPPTAPIPPALPSTVSLPLTIPIPPALPPTMPPLPGGPGMPSVVPLSSTGQKMPDLLLPTLPPPCLPRPPDSYTQFAPVPSWPCYPSVPPSVNYPCLPPPVPGTSNAYPLPTTPAVPWALPPAPVTAYGSDHSYGPLGWGPGPQPPYWPSVLPTPLPPPPPSPALAQSILTPTQVTDSFSTGTHDSIPASSAMSVVPLPNPVPTSQEAPQAAPSRAEVKQGPVSQQPLRSLSPRPKPRLATPESPGARKKGIPVEEPMLQKGQPVSEGLATQNTQPEAKESRHSESPLVPSDATVPKQCQVAKMPSVHPSRLRRLDFLPSTHHQGSEDVVQAFISEIGIEASDLSSLLEQFEKSEVKKECIPVGPADTLAIGNSGGDSSQEKRPLDRLQAPELANVAGLTPPATPPHQLWKPLAAVSLLAKPGSPDSPTQDRVQKPVGNMEAKRVSAARIRGRVPGPSPVHVGSGDHDYCILSPTVTPGPELGSRWNVKRHQDITIKPILSLGLPAALPACPATCQKQQLDHRTSEELEATHPGPASTPAQQPSVLLSPEASPGRNDDTRTLPGSLTKQSVRCYQKVIASSSPPGHGWRGRSSRSCSNGASEASSSSSSSSSSRSRSRSHSPSRSRSISPPPKRWRRSSCDSWGHTRRRSSSSSSSTSSSSSSSSSSRSRSRSPSPRRRSNRRRRYDYYDSQDHYQRQKILQKERAIEERRVVFIGKIPGCMTRSELKHRFSVFGEIEECTIHFRFEGDNYGFVTYRYAEEAFAAIESGHKLRRAGEQPFDLCFGGRRQFCKRNYADLDSNWEEFDPAPVKSKFDSVDFDTLLKQAQKNLRR, from the exons CAGAGCAAGGTGACCTCCGAAGACCAGAACGAAGTGTCTCTGCTCACAGCCCTCACTGAGATACTTGACAATGCTGACTCTGAGAATCCGTCCCCCTTTGACACCATTCCTGACTCAGAGCTGCTCGCATCTCCTCGGGAGAGCGCCTCG TTGCACAAACTGCTGGGTTTTTCTCGATCATCCCCAGAAGGTGATGTGGATGACCAGTGGGGACCCAAAACACACAATATGACTCCTACTTTTGGCAGG GTTGAGATGTGTGTCTCTGATTCCTCCTGGGATCCTCCATCTCCCTTCTTGGAGACCTCTTCCCCAAAGATTCCAGGGTGGAAGACTCCAAGATCCCGACCCCGATGGGGTCAGCTTTCCCCCCTGCAGCGCAGtgatggagaggaggaagaagatgccAGACTTGACCGAGATAGAGTCACCACAGTGGGGCCCTCCATAGACAACACTGAAGACTTCCCTATGCACCTGGCCTGcccagaagaggaggaagaagaggaggaggctCCCCCAGCTGGAGAGGAAAGCATCTCCTCTCTAAGTGAGCTCGTACGGGCCATGCATCCGTACTGTTTGCCGAGTCTCACAGTTTGTTTGGACTCCCCTGGGGATGAGCGTGAGGAACAGCATGAAGAGTTGATGCTAACTGAAGGGGGCATGGTTCTGGAGATTCTTGGCCAAGGGTCTATGTCTGGTGAGGCTCTGGAGATTCCAGTGGTCCTGCGCCACCTCCCTCCACCAGGACAGTCCATGGAAAACTTGGAGACTGAGCTTACTCAGCAGCTGCTAGAGTCTGACCTGGAAGCTGAGGTCCCTGCATGTGGGGAGCAGTCCTTTCAGAAAGAGCCAACAGTCCCAGACAGTATTGAaggtgggagagaaaaggagCTAGTGTGCCCAGTTCTGCCTGGTGATGAAGTGATGCCAGCATCTGTTGATGGCCCCAAAGGACCCTCTACAGATGTGTCTTCAGATACACAAAAAAGCCAAAGGGGCCATAGGAGTcggagaaagaagaatgaagttCTATTGTTGCCAGATAGGGATGGAGACAAGAGCTATATTCAAAAGCTTAGGTCCTCTTCCCGAAACCAGTCCACCCCTGATAACCAGTCATCAGAACAGCTCCTGGAAGGAGTCTCCAGAGTGGCCCAGGCATCCTGTGGTAGGAGAAAGTCCCGGGCCAGGGTGGTTGAACGCAAAGTGATGTTGAGTGTGGGAAAACCAGACTCAGCAGAGCCTGACTCTGCCCCACTGAGTCCCATTGGACAACCTGGCCTGGCCCTGTGCTCAAACAGTTGTGAGATGTCCTTGGCCTCAGGGAACTGTGACCAGTCACAGACTCCAGAGCCAAGCCTCAAGGTCACCAGTCCCCAAAGTGAGGGGGtctcaagctccttgaaggcagagtgCAGTGCCAACACTGGGCCCCAGGAAGCCAAACCCCGACCTTTGAGCCTGTCAGAGTATTGGCAGCGAAGGCAGCAGCGCCAAGCAGAAGAGCAAGCGCCTGAGCCCCAGACCCCAGCTGGGAAGTGGCCCAGCATCCCAGAGACACCTACAGAGCTAGCAGAGATCCCATGCCTAATTGTCCCCTCCAAGACAGCTGAGCAGCATAGCTTTGAGGTACCTTCAAGGCCCAGTGCCCCTGGCATGGCCAGGCAGAGGACAGCCCAGCAGCCAGGGCCTAAGCTGCCTACAGGTTCCTTGCCTTCCAGCTTGGCTTCCCCTGAGACTGACCTCCCATTACCAGCCAAACATACATCTCTAGTGAGGCAATCTGTGCCTCCCACAATGCCCATGCCCCCAGCTTTGCCTCCTACAGCACCCATTCCCCCAGCTCTGCCTTCCACAGTGAGTCTTCCCCTGACAATTCCCATCCCTCCAGCTCTGCCACCCACAATGCCACCCCTTCCTGGTGGGCCAGGAATGCCATCTGTGGTTCCACTCTCCTCTACTGGGCAGAAAATGCCTGATTTGCTTCTGccaacccttcccccaccctgtcTCCCAAGGCCTCCTGATTCCTACACCCAATTTGCCCCAGTGCCTTCCTGGCCCTGTTACCCCTCTGTGCCACCATCTGTTAACTATCCTTGCTTGCCACCCCCAGTGCCAGGCACATCCAATGCCTATCCACTCCCTACTACCCCTGCTGTGCCTTGGGCCCTCCCTCCAGCCCCAGTGACAGCTTATGGTTCTGATCATTCTTATGGGCCTCTGGGCTGGGGTCCAGGCCCACAGCCTCCTTATTGGCCAAGTGTGCTCCCCAccccattaccaccaccaccaccatctcctGCCCTAGCTCAGAGCATCCTAACACCCACCCAGGTTACTGACAGTTTCTCCACTGGGACCCATGATAGTATACCTGCCTCCAGTGCAATGTCTGTGGTTCCACTACCTAACCCTGTGCCAACTTCCCAGGAAGCCCCTCAGGCAGCACCTTCAAGAGCAGAGGTCAAACAAGGGCCAGTTTCTCAACAACCCTTGAGGTCCTTATCCCCTAGACCAAAACCCAGGCTTGCCACCCCAGAGAGCCCAGGTGCCAGAAAGAAAGGGATTCCTGTTGAGGAGCCCATGCTTCAAAAGGGCCAACCTGTGTCAGAAGGTTTAGCCACCCAGAACACCCAGCCTGAAGCCAAGGAGAGTAGGCATAGTGAGTCACCATTAGTCCCTTCAGATGCCACTGTGCCAAAGCAGTGCCAGGTGGCAAAGATGCCTAGTGTCCATCCGTCCAGACTTCGGAGACTCGACTTCCTGCCTTCCACACACCACCAAGGTTCTGAAGATGTGGTACAAGCTTTTATCAGTGAGATTG GAATTGAAGCATCTGACCTATCCAGTCTTCTGGAGCAGTTTGAGAAGTCTGAAG TCAAAAAGGAGTGTATTCCAGTGGGACCTGCTGATACCTTAGCTATAGGAAACTCAGG GGGTGACAGCTCCCAGGAAAAGCGACCTCTTGACCGGTTACAAGCCCCAGAGCTGGCCAATGTAGCAG GCTTGACCCCTCCTGCCACTCCACCTCATCAGCTTTGGAAACCTCTGGCTGCAGTCTCCTTACTGGCCAAGCCAGGGTCCCCTGATTCCCCTACCCAAGATAGAGTGCAGAAGCCCGTGGGAAACATGGAGGCCAAACGTGTATCTGCAGCTCGCATCCGAGGTCGAGTCCCAGGACCTAGCCCAGTTCATGTGGGCTCTGGGGACCATGACTATTGCATCCTAAGCCCTACAGTGACCCCAGGGCCTGAGTTGGGATCCCGCTGGAATGTCAAGCGTCATCAAGATATTACCATTAAACCTATCCTTTCTTTGGGCCTTCCAGCTGCCTTGCCAGCATGCCCAGCCACGTGCCAGAAACAGCAGCTGGACCATAGGACTAGTGAAGAACTGGAAGCAACCCATCCAGGCCCAGCCTCTACCCCTGCCCAGCAGCCTTCGGTGCTGCTGTCCCCAGAGGCTTCACCAGGCCGGAATGATGACACTAGGACTCTCCCTGGGTCTTTGACTAAGCAGTCAGTGCGCTGCTACCAGAAGGTCATTGCTTCATCCAGCCCCCCAGGCCATGGTTGGCGGGGCCGAAGCAGCCGCTCCTGTTCCAATGGGGCCAGTGAGgcatcttcctcctcatcctcttcatcctcctccagGTCCAGGTCCCGCTCCCATTCTCCTTCCAGGTCCCGGTCCATCTCCCCACCACCCAAGAGGTGGCGCAG GTCCAGCTGTGATTCTTGGGGACACACTCGGCGGCGATCTTCTTCCTCGTCGTCTTCcacatcttcctcttcttcatcttcatccagTTCTCGGAGCAGGTCTCGTTCTCCATCTCCCCGTAGGAGGAGCAATAGGAGAAGGAG GTACGACTATTACGATTCCCAGGACCATTACCAAAGGCAGAAAATTCTTCAGAAGGAACGTGCAATA GAGGAAAGGAGGGTGGTCTTCATTGGGAAGATTCCAGGATGCATGACTCGGTCAGAGTTGAAACACCGGTTCTCAGTCTTTGGGGAGATTGAAGAATGTACCATCCACTTCCGCTTTGAAGG cGACAACTATGGCTTTGTCACCTACCGATATGCTGAAGAGGCATTTGCAGCCATCGAGAGTGGTCACAAGCTTCGGAGGGCAGGAGAACAGCCCTTTGACCTCTGCTTTGGGGGCCGAAGGCAGTTCTGCAAGAGGAATTATGCAGATTTGG ACTCCAACTGGGAAGAGTTTGACCCTGCCCCCGTGAAGAGCAAATTTGATTCAGTCGACTTTGACACATTACTAAAACAGGCCCAGAAGAACCTTCGGAGGTAA
- the PPRC1 gene encoding peroxisome proliferator-activated receptor gamma coactivator-related protein 1 isoform X5, with protein MAARRGREDGAAPPPGGGPGPGPGGGMRGGKRGCSSRSPASPGAAESSRDWQQVLLEEEEEEEAGFLSLSQHDLFDLDGDDEAVDEDELFLQDEALLETMQSYMDASIISIIEDLSGVGESKVTSEDQNEVSLLTALTEILDNADSENPSPFDTIPDSELLASPRESASLHKLLGFSRSSPEGDVDDQWGPKTHNMTPTFGRVEMCVSDSSWDPPSPFLETSSPKIPGWKTPRSRPRWGQLSPLQRSDGEEEEDARLDRDRVTTVGPSIDNTEDFPMHLACPEEEEEEEEAPPAGEESISSLSELVRAMHPYCLPSLTVCLDSPGDEREEQHEELMLTEGGMVLEILGQGSMSGEALEIPVVLRHLPPPGQSMENLETELTQQLLESDLEAEVPACGEQSFQKEPTVPDSIEGGREKELVCPVLPGDEVMPASVDGPKGPSTDVSSDTQKSQRGHRSRRKKNEVLLLPDRDGDKSYIQKLRSSSRNQSTPDNQSSEQLLEGVSRVAQASCGRRKSRARVVERKVMLSVGKPDSAEPDSAPLSPIGQPGLALCSNSCEMSLASGNCDQSQTPEPSLKVTSPQSEGVSSSLKAECSANTGPQEAKPRPLSLSEYWQRRQQRQAEEQAPEPQTPAGKWPSIPETPTELAEIPCLIVPSKTAEQHSFEVPSRPSAPGMARQRTAQQPGPKLPTGSLPSSLASPETDLPLPAKHTSLVRQSVPPTMPMPPALPPTAPIPPALPSTVSLPLTIPIPPALPPTMPPLPGGPGMPSVVPLSSTGQKMPDLLLPTLPPPCLPRPPDSYTQFAPVPSWPCYPSVPPSVNYPCLPPPVPGTSNAYPLPTTPAVPWALPPAPVTAYGSDHSYGPLGWGPGPQPPYWPSVLPTPLPPPPPSPALAQSILTPTQVTDSFSTGTHDSIPASSAMSVVPLPNPVPTSQEAPQAAPSRAEVKQGPVSQQPLRSLSPRPKPRLATPESPGARKKGIPVEEPMLQKGQPVSEGLATQNTQPEAKESRHSESPLVPSDATVPKQCQVAKMPSVHPSRLRRLDFLPSTHHQGSEDVVQAFISEIGIEASDLSSLLEQFEKSEVKKECIPVGPADTLAIGNSGGDSSQEKRPLDRLQAPELANVAGLTPPATPPHQLWKPLAAVSLLAKPGSPDSPTQDRVQKPVGNMEAKRVSAARIRGRVPGPSPVHVGSGDHDYCILSPTVTPGPELGSRWNVKRHQDITIKPILSLGLPAALPACPATCQKQQLDHRTSEELEATHPGPASTPAQQPSVLLSPEASPGRNDDTRTLPGSLTKQSVRCYQKVIASSSPPGHGWRGRSSRSCSNGASEASSSSSSSSSSRSRSRSHSPSRSRSISPPPKRWRRSSCDSWGHTRRRSSSSSSSTSSSSSSSSSSRSRSRSPSPRRRSNRRRRYDYYDSQDHYQRQKILQKERAIEERRVVFIGKIPGCMTRSELKHRFSVFGEIEECTIHFRFEGDNYGFVTYRYAEEAFAAIESGHKLRRAGEQPFDLCFGGRRQFCKRNYADLDSNWEEFDPAPVKSKFDSVDFDTLLKQAQKNLRR; from the exons AGCAAGGTGACCTCCGAAGACCAGAACGAAGTGTCTCTGCTCACAGCCCTCACTGAGATACTTGACAATGCTGACTCTGAGAATCCGTCCCCCTTTGACACCATTCCTGACTCAGAGCTGCTCGCATCTCCTCGGGAGAGCGCCTCG TTGCACAAACTGCTGGGTTTTTCTCGATCATCCCCAGAAGGTGATGTGGATGACCAGTGGGGACCCAAAACACACAATATGACTCCTACTTTTGGCAGG GTTGAGATGTGTGTCTCTGATTCCTCCTGGGATCCTCCATCTCCCTTCTTGGAGACCTCTTCCCCAAAGATTCCAGGGTGGAAGACTCCAAGATCCCGACCCCGATGGGGTCAGCTTTCCCCCCTGCAGCGCAGtgatggagaggaggaagaagatgccAGACTTGACCGAGATAGAGTCACCACAGTGGGGCCCTCCATAGACAACACTGAAGACTTCCCTATGCACCTGGCCTGcccagaagaggaggaagaagaggaggaggctCCCCCAGCTGGAGAGGAAAGCATCTCCTCTCTAAGTGAGCTCGTACGGGCCATGCATCCGTACTGTTTGCCGAGTCTCACAGTTTGTTTGGACTCCCCTGGGGATGAGCGTGAGGAACAGCATGAAGAGTTGATGCTAACTGAAGGGGGCATGGTTCTGGAGATTCTTGGCCAAGGGTCTATGTCTGGTGAGGCTCTGGAGATTCCAGTGGTCCTGCGCCACCTCCCTCCACCAGGACAGTCCATGGAAAACTTGGAGACTGAGCTTACTCAGCAGCTGCTAGAGTCTGACCTGGAAGCTGAGGTCCCTGCATGTGGGGAGCAGTCCTTTCAGAAAGAGCCAACAGTCCCAGACAGTATTGAaggtgggagagaaaaggagCTAGTGTGCCCAGTTCTGCCTGGTGATGAAGTGATGCCAGCATCTGTTGATGGCCCCAAAGGACCCTCTACAGATGTGTCTTCAGATACACAAAAAAGCCAAAGGGGCCATAGGAGTcggagaaagaagaatgaagttCTATTGTTGCCAGATAGGGATGGAGACAAGAGCTATATTCAAAAGCTTAGGTCCTCTTCCCGAAACCAGTCCACCCCTGATAACCAGTCATCAGAACAGCTCCTGGAAGGAGTCTCCAGAGTGGCCCAGGCATCCTGTGGTAGGAGAAAGTCCCGGGCCAGGGTGGTTGAACGCAAAGTGATGTTGAGTGTGGGAAAACCAGACTCAGCAGAGCCTGACTCTGCCCCACTGAGTCCCATTGGACAACCTGGCCTGGCCCTGTGCTCAAACAGTTGTGAGATGTCCTTGGCCTCAGGGAACTGTGACCAGTCACAGACTCCAGAGCCAAGCCTCAAGGTCACCAGTCCCCAAAGTGAGGGGGtctcaagctccttgaaggcagagtgCAGTGCCAACACTGGGCCCCAGGAAGCCAAACCCCGACCTTTGAGCCTGTCAGAGTATTGGCAGCGAAGGCAGCAGCGCCAAGCAGAAGAGCAAGCGCCTGAGCCCCAGACCCCAGCTGGGAAGTGGCCCAGCATCCCAGAGACACCTACAGAGCTAGCAGAGATCCCATGCCTAATTGTCCCCTCCAAGACAGCTGAGCAGCATAGCTTTGAGGTACCTTCAAGGCCCAGTGCCCCTGGCATGGCCAGGCAGAGGACAGCCCAGCAGCCAGGGCCTAAGCTGCCTACAGGTTCCTTGCCTTCCAGCTTGGCTTCCCCTGAGACTGACCTCCCATTACCAGCCAAACATACATCTCTAGTGAGGCAATCTGTGCCTCCCACAATGCCCATGCCCCCAGCTTTGCCTCCTACAGCACCCATTCCCCCAGCTCTGCCTTCCACAGTGAGTCTTCCCCTGACAATTCCCATCCCTCCAGCTCTGCCACCCACAATGCCACCCCTTCCTGGTGGGCCAGGAATGCCATCTGTGGTTCCACTCTCCTCTACTGGGCAGAAAATGCCTGATTTGCTTCTGccaacccttcccccaccctgtcTCCCAAGGCCTCCTGATTCCTACACCCAATTTGCCCCAGTGCCTTCCTGGCCCTGTTACCCCTCTGTGCCACCATCTGTTAACTATCCTTGCTTGCCACCCCCAGTGCCAGGCACATCCAATGCCTATCCACTCCCTACTACCCCTGCTGTGCCTTGGGCCCTCCCTCCAGCCCCAGTGACAGCTTATGGTTCTGATCATTCTTATGGGCCTCTGGGCTGGGGTCCAGGCCCACAGCCTCCTTATTGGCCAAGTGTGCTCCCCAccccattaccaccaccaccaccatctcctGCCCTAGCTCAGAGCATCCTAACACCCACCCAGGTTACTGACAGTTTCTCCACTGGGACCCATGATAGTATACCTGCCTCCAGTGCAATGTCTGTGGTTCCACTACCTAACCCTGTGCCAACTTCCCAGGAAGCCCCTCAGGCAGCACCTTCAAGAGCAGAGGTCAAACAAGGGCCAGTTTCTCAACAACCCTTGAGGTCCTTATCCCCTAGACCAAAACCCAGGCTTGCCACCCCAGAGAGCCCAGGTGCCAGAAAGAAAGGGATTCCTGTTGAGGAGCCCATGCTTCAAAAGGGCCAACCTGTGTCAGAAGGTTTAGCCACCCAGAACACCCAGCCTGAAGCCAAGGAGAGTAGGCATAGTGAGTCACCATTAGTCCCTTCAGATGCCACTGTGCCAAAGCAGTGCCAGGTGGCAAAGATGCCTAGTGTCCATCCGTCCAGACTTCGGAGACTCGACTTCCTGCCTTCCACACACCACCAAGGTTCTGAAGATGTGGTACAAGCTTTTATCAGTGAGATTG GAATTGAAGCATCTGACCTATCCAGTCTTCTGGAGCAGTTTGAGAAGTCTGAAG TCAAAAAGGAGTGTATTCCAGTGGGACCTGCTGATACCTTAGCTATAGGAAACTCAGG GGGTGACAGCTCCCAGGAAAAGCGACCTCTTGACCGGTTACAAGCCCCAGAGCTGGCCAATGTAGCAG GCTTGACCCCTCCTGCCACTCCACCTCATCAGCTTTGGAAACCTCTGGCTGCAGTCTCCTTACTGGCCAAGCCAGGGTCCCCTGATTCCCCTACCCAAGATAGAGTGCAGAAGCCCGTGGGAAACATGGAGGCCAAACGTGTATCTGCAGCTCGCATCCGAGGTCGAGTCCCAGGACCTAGCCCAGTTCATGTGGGCTCTGGGGACCATGACTATTGCATCCTAAGCCCTACAGTGACCCCAGGGCCTGAGTTGGGATCCCGCTGGAATGTCAAGCGTCATCAAGATATTACCATTAAACCTATCCTTTCTTTGGGCCTTCCAGCTGCCTTGCCAGCATGCCCAGCCACGTGCCAGAAACAGCAGCTGGACCATAGGACTAGTGAAGAACTGGAAGCAACCCATCCAGGCCCAGCCTCTACCCCTGCCCAGCAGCCTTCGGTGCTGCTGTCCCCAGAGGCTTCACCAGGCCGGAATGATGACACTAGGACTCTCCCTGGGTCTTTGACTAAGCAGTCAGTGCGCTGCTACCAGAAGGTCATTGCTTCATCCAGCCCCCCAGGCCATGGTTGGCGGGGCCGAAGCAGCCGCTCCTGTTCCAATGGGGCCAGTGAGgcatcttcctcctcatcctcttcatcctcctccagGTCCAGGTCCCGCTCCCATTCTCCTTCCAGGTCCCGGTCCATCTCCCCACCACCCAAGAGGTGGCGCAG GTCCAGCTGTGATTCTTGGGGACACACTCGGCGGCGATCTTCTTCCTCGTCGTCTTCcacatcttcctcttcttcatcttcatccagTTCTCGGAGCAGGTCTCGTTCTCCATCTCCCCGTAGGAGGAGCAATAGGAGAAGGAG GTACGACTATTACGATTCCCAGGACCATTACCAAAGGCAGAAAATTCTTCAGAAGGAACGTGCAATA GAGGAAAGGAGGGTGGTCTTCATTGGGAAGATTCCAGGATGCATGACTCGGTCAGAGTTGAAACACCGGTTCTCAGTCTTTGGGGAGATTGAAGAATGTACCATCCACTTCCGCTTTGAAGG cGACAACTATGGCTTTGTCACCTACCGATATGCTGAAGAGGCATTTGCAGCCATCGAGAGTGGTCACAAGCTTCGGAGGGCAGGAGAACAGCCCTTTGACCTCTGCTTTGGGGGCCGAAGGCAGTTCTGCAAGAGGAATTATGCAGATTTGG ACTCCAACTGGGAAGAGTTTGACCCTGCCCCCGTGAAGAGCAAATTTGATTCAGTCGACTTTGACACATTACTAAAACAGGCCCAGAAGAACCTTCGGAGGTAA